A single window of Aspergillus oryzae RIB40 DNA, chromosome 8 DNA harbors:
- a CDS encoding TauD/TfdA dioxygenase family protein (probable taurine catabolism dioxygenase): protein MHSTKVTYPEPMQLSGILDQYESFQVTPCIGTEFPKANLAEWLHSPNADALLRDLAITIAQRGVVFFRAQTDLDGELQKELTHRLGVQSGKPAGHRLSKHPLHLIRKDDPEMGVLDPGRQQKLHGVENTQKRQRAVLEYHSDGSYEVCPPDFTMLRMTEIPPTGGDTLWASGYELYDRLSTPYQKFFESLTAQHEVPSLRKLAETEPGIYDGPRGAPANTDMQFKQSHPMVRTHPVTGWKTLFAGGLHCRRVNDVTDFESEQLLSKIISLVGDNHDLQVRFRWNNPGDVAIWDNRCVLHCPTQDHYGLGGRMGYRTMGIAEKPYLDPNSPSRQEALAAAAK, encoded by the exons ATGCACTCCACCAAGGTCACCTACCCCGAGCCTATGCAGCTCAGCGGTATTCTCGATCAATACGAGTCCTTCCAGGTCACTCCCTGCATTGGTACTGAATTCCCCAAGGCGAACTTGGCCGAATGGCTCCACTCGCCCAATGCCGATGCTCTCTTGCGCGACCTGGCCATTACGA TTGCGCAACGGGGAGTTGTTTTCTTCCGTGCCCAGACTGACCTGGACGGAGAACTCCAGAAGGAGCTCACCCACCGCTTGGGTGTGCAATCTGGCAAGCCAGCTGGCCACCGTCTGAGCAAgcaccccctccaccttATCCGTAAGGATGACCCAGAAATGGGCGTCCTCGACCCCGGCCGCCAGCAGAAGCTGCACGGTGTCGAGAACACCCAGAAGCGTCAGCGCGCCGTCCTGGAGTACCACAGCGATGGCTCCTATGAAGTCTGCCCCCCTGACTTTACCATGCTCCGCATGACCGAGATCCCCCCCACCG GTGGCGACACCCTCTGGGCTTCCGGATACGAGCTCTATGACCGTCTCTCAACCCCCTACCAGAAATTCTTCGAGTCTCTTACCGCCCAGCACGAGGTTCCCTCCCTGCGCAAGCTGGCTGAAACCGAACCCGGCATCTACGATGGCCCTCGTGGTGCTCCCGCCAACACCGACATGCAGTTCAAGCAGTCTCAC CCCATGGTCCGCACCCACCCCGTAACAGGCTGGAAGACCCTCTTCGCAGGCGGTCTTCACTGCCGCCGCGTCAACGACGTTACCGATTTCGAGAGCGAACAGCTCCTGAGCAAGATCATCTCTCTCGTCGGCGACAACCACGACCTCCAAGTCCGCTTCCGCTGGAACAACCCCGGCGATGTTG CTATCTGGGACAACCGTTGCGTCCTGCACTGCCCTACCCAGGACCACTATGGCCTCGGAGGCCGCATGGGATATCGCACCATGGGTATCGCTGAGAAGCCTTACTTGGACCCTAACAGCCCTTCTCGCCAGGAGGCTTTGGCAGCTGCCGCTAAGTGA
- a CDS encoding SMP-30/gluconolactonase/LRE family protein (predicted protein), translating into MYLSLRLVSLALCIAPLASAGNNSTPLVQACTGYSFPRVACMYRYASKMPLDFYRKASVDISNVDTYSSTEVANDDSFQQVGKATFLVWDQQRGSEILGSDPAYDIVFTISTGGHEAPVYVPDTNELWFSELGKGELHQQVISLDGDSPTISEVLTDPPLYAPSGARYRNGKIYFSAGGGNSTLEGGPYHPGIYSVDPKTRKSTIEVNNYFGWYFNQVSMPTAHTRGGSPLSHFCTLVDPRLVAHGLTFQHRPTTWILTNTVASGLVILVSSWTRDLTLVHTDAAIVLARNHGTSTVAPQVQASVYRYDPETGAVNIVDDTLHCPNGVAFSPDYKTLYLTDTDAGVPMIDPRVPLSEVPSLQYNSTNRRTVYAFDVSEDGSYLKNRRPIYTAKDFVPDGLKVASNGYVITGAGKGVDILDTTGTPLLSIQTNFTAVNMVFGGKNLDELWIVGHGAVARARLNLTGPALE; encoded by the coding sequence ATGTATTTATCTCTGCGATTGGTCTCCCTGGCGCTATGCATAGCCCCGCTAGCATCTGCCGGGAACAATTCCACCCCCCTGGTTCAAGCCTGCACTGGCTACAGCTTCCCACGTGTCGCCTGCATGTACCGTTATGCGTCGAAAATGCCCCTTGACTTCTACCGCAAGGCCAGCGTCGACATCAGTAACGTGGACACTTACTCATCGACCGAAGTGGCCAATGACGACTCGTTCCAGCAGGTTGGGAAGGCCACATTCCTAGTCTGGGATCAACAGCGTGGTAGCGAAATCCTAGGATCCGACCCGGCGTATGATATTGTGTTTACTATCTCAACTGGCGGACACGAGGCGCCCGTATATGTCCCGGACACCAACGAGCTGTGGTTCTCTGAACTGGGTAAAGGAGAGCTACACCAGCAGGTCATCAGTCTGGATGGTGATTCCCCTACCATCTCAGAGGTTCTGACCGACCCACCTCTCTACGCTCCATCCGGGGCCCGCTAtaggaatggaaagatctATTTCTCCGCTGGAGGTGGCAATTCCACCCTGGAAGGGGGTCCTTATCACCCAGGAATCTACTCGGTGGATCCCAAAACCCGGAAATCCACCATTGAGGTCAACAACTATTTTGGATGGTACTTTAACCAGGTAAGCATGCCCACTGCCCATACGCGAGGCGGGTCCCCTTTGTCGCATTTCTGCACATTGGTGGATCCACGCCTAGTGGCTCACGGACTAACTTTTCAACACAGGCCAACGACATGGATATTGACCAACACGGTCGCATCTGGTTTAGTGATCCTTGTAAGTTCCTGGACCCGGGATCTCACCTTAGTCCATACTGATGCAGCTATAGTCCTCGCCCGCAACCACGGTACCTCGACAGTCGCCCCTCAGGTCCAGGCATCGGTTTACCGTTACGACCCAGAAACTGGAGCAGTGAATATTGTGGATGACACCCTGCATTGTCCCAATGGTGTTGCTTTCTCTCCCGACTACAAAACCCTCTACCTCACAGACACTGATGCCGGTGTCCCCATGATTGACCCGAGAGTGCCATTGAGCGAGGTGCCATCGCTCCAGTACAACTCCACCAACCGTCGCACAGTCTACGCTTTCGACGTGAGCGAGGATGGATCGTATCTCAAGAACCGCCGACCGATCTACACAGCGAAGGACTTCGTTCCTGATGGTCTTAAGGTGGCTAGCAATGGATATGTGATTACCGGGGCGGGCAAGGGTGTTGACATCCTTGATACCACCGGCACACCATTGCTAAGCATCCAGACTAACTTCACCGCCGTGAACATGGTCTTTGGTGGTAAGAACTTGGATGAGCTGTGGATTGTTGGGCACGGCGCTGTTGCGCGAGCTAGACTGAACTTGACTGGTCCTGCTCTAGAGTAA
- a CDS encoding cupin domain-containing protein (predicted protein), with the protein MGSLPEKDFPQVHRFITTHKEDGTPTFETKIPEPIEWERTNIGVDFFLAYTLGSFPAPLSHDADLNQYKDHLVNHPPFMIPGGAVVRYVDYHPGCEPMWHRTVTVDFGVVIEGELELEVEGGEKRLMKRGDVAVQRGTNHCWRNPSKTQFARALYIALDAKPVIVNGQELGESLGEPPLCRPLCCPLSIASRL; encoded by the exons ATGGGCTCCCTTCCTGAGAAAGACTTCCCCCAAGTCCACCGCTTCATCACGACCCACAAGGAAGACGGAACCCCCACCTTCGAGACCAAAATCCCCGAGCCAATCGAATGGGAGCGCACCAACATTGGCGTCgatttcttcctcgcctACACCCTCGGGTCCTTTCCCGCTCCCCTCAGCCACGATGCCGACTTGAACCAATACAAGGACCACCTCGTCAATCACCCTCCCTTCATGATCCCCGGCGGTGCCGTCGTGCGCTACGTCGACTACCACCCGGGCTGTGAGCCCATGTGGCATCGCACTGTGACCGTGGACTTCGGAGTGGTCATTGAGGGcgagctggagctggaggtgGAAGGCGGCGAGAAGCGATTGATGAAGAGGGGTGATGTTGCCGTGCAGAGAGGTACCAACCACTGCTGGCGCAACCCCAGCAAGACTCAGTTTGCGCGCGCCTTGTATATTGCCCTGGATGCCAAGCCGGTCATCGTCAATGGCCAGGAGTTGGGCGAGTCGTTGGGCGAG CCACCGCTTTGTCGACCGCTTTGCTGTCCGTTATCAATTGCCAGCAGATTGTAG
- a CDS encoding uncharacterized protein (predicted protein), with translation MDIYEAASQGRIDAIKFAVEQGCDVDGPNEDGKTPLWFAVQSGQPEACRFLMSLGAGRGPQNPSLLEVAVGGGYADIVALLWPHCNAEREHRSLKTAISLGFHEIADFLIETGAFEYQDSEVSGTESLIEDGSPERESTVFQQWERFLFVRRGQKLPLHRVFFDYALLLATKAGRNAGLRLVEFLLGESMPDVNCKIMINGQFETPLTAAAEKGNLEILATLIDHPNIDLTICGKYNWPAFLHLLASPLSISTERGRVIARRLAYKAVYNRLFIDSREIRLQGAFQNVLRFGDDGLVKQVIDLVRGAAGTLILPLLIRANEVDGLTWVLNCDGVSSKKPPPAFWVLLCQYFKRYQDQDALGLFTSVTEFLVEKKIWNQAILKCLHACNFSFIQQFFYPLSEAPPKEVTEETLVGFPAASTNHCIIQEWAGQGFARVA, from the coding sequence ATGGATATTTATGAAGCAGCAAGCCAAGGCCGCATCGACGCGATAAAATTTGCCGTTGAGCAAGGCTGTGATGTCGACGGTCCCAATGAAGACGGGAAGACGCCTCTCTGGTTCGCTGTGCAGAGTGGCCAGCCAGAAGCCTGCAGATTTCTTATGAGTCTAGGAGCTGGCAGGGGGCCGCAAAATCCTAGCCTCCTCGAAGTCGCTGTTGGAGGGGGGTACGCGGATATTGTCGCACTGCTGTGGCCGCACTGCAATGCAGAAAGGGAACATCGTTCTTTAAAAACTGCCATCTCACTGGGCTTTCATGAAATCGCTGATTTCTTGATAGAGACGGGCGCGTTTGAATACCAGGACTCTGAAGTCAGTGGCACTGAATCCCTCATAGAAGATGGCTCCCCCGAGAGAGAATCCACAGTTTTTCAGCAATGGGAGCGATTTCTGTTCGTGCGACGTGGGCAGAAGCTGCCTTTGCATCGCGTATTTTTTGACtacgctcttcttctcgccacGAAGGCAGGCCGCAATGCAGGGCTTCGACTGGTAGAGTTTCTGCTTGGGGAATCCATGCCCGACGTGAACTGCAAGATCATGATCAATGGGCAGTTTGAGACACCTTTGACGGCGGCCGCTGAGAAGGGTAACCTGGAGATCCTCGCAACTCTGATCGACCACCCAAACATCGACTTGACTATTTGTGGCAAGTATAACTGGCCCGCTTTTCTCCACCTGCTAGCCAGCCCTCTGTCTATCTCAACAGAAAGAGGCCGTGTCATTGCACGCCGATTGGCTTACAAGGCTGTCTACAATAGGCTGTTTATTGATAGTCGGGAGATTCGTTTGCAAGGTGCATTCCAGAATGTGCTTCGATTCGGCGACGACGGCCTTGTGAAGCAAGTAATTGATCTCGTTCGTGGCGCAGCAGGAACTCTTATACTACCCCTTCTGATCAGAGCTAACGAGGTTGACGGTCTGACGTGGGTCTTGAACTGCGATGGGGtctcttcaaagaaaccaccaccagcctTTTGGGTCTTACTCTGTCAATACTTCAAACGTTATCAAGATCAGGACGCTCTGGGACTTTTCACTAGCGTCACAGAATTCTtggtagaaaagaaaatctgGAACCAGGCCATTCTGAAATGTCTCCACGCATGcaacttctctttcatcCAGCAATTTTTCTATCCATTGTCCGAGGCGCCCCCAAAGGAAGTGACAGAAGAAACACTGGTAGGATTCCCAGCGGCGTCTACTAACCACTGCATCATACAAGAATGGGCTGGCCAAGGGTTTGCCCGTGTCGCTTAG
- a CDS encoding ankyrin repeat domain-containing protein (predicted protein) codes for MELIRLEQQNKRRLFFAGDTRCPLSWAAKSHNAPLVNALLRSPQVNVNFQDPSDRTPLLYAIAVNDRPIVERLLNHRDIDLNLRDAEGRTAIFYAAQGGDLSIVQLLIGTQNVDFSIRNKNGKNVKEFAKKAKLKQDIVAALSN; via the coding sequence ATGGAATTGATTCGCCTGGAGCAGCAGAATAAAAGGCGGTTATTTTTTGCCGGAGATACGAGGTGCCCCCTTTCTTGGGCCGCGAAAAGCCACAATGCTCCACTTGTAAATGCTCTGCTACGCAGTCCGCAAGTCAACGTCAATTTTCAGGACCCCTCCGACCGAACTCCGCTTCTGTACGCAATTGCTGTGAATGACAGGCCAATTGTGGAAAGGTTACTGAATCATCGAGATATTGACCTCAACTTGCGGGATGCAGAAGGCAGAACTGCTATCTTCTACGCCGCACAAGGCGGGGATCTGTCCATTGTACAGTTGCTTATTGGAACACAGAACGTGGACTTTTCTATCCGAAACAAAAACGGGAAAAATGTGAAGGAGTTTGCCAAAAAGGCCAAGTTGAAGCAGGATATTGTGGCTGCACTTTCTAACTGA